The following coding sequences lie in one Eremothecium sinecaudum strain ATCC 58844 chromosome IV, complete sequence genomic window:
- the MLO50 gene encoding Mlo50p (Syntenic homolog of Ashbya gossypii AFR509W; Syntenic homolog of Saccharomyces cerevisiae YLR049C), translating to MQRVLQAYSDPGKKQKVANDHLQKSYIPPHEKLDRSRHSIRRKDLVWDNSCHVNLATNMANHLLSYNVPYISDGISPAYSRCSSLFSSKSDSRSPEHTDLECESSDLSFSASDELKAVLKADLSVERSLGYACSDPIEIPKLLDNCQGRQPNLPVWSAKEALKHKAEIAALKMRMQRSQIRKSQQFERERVQLLERQRAVLQEWNKIISLKRTLWLIEIRKRQVQWDGIPWSLKNDVYDMCLWKPSSLPSQNHFSDAVLRLSNSMKRLFYDRTSEIVGNFVRESKWWRQRTLDPACLQQLFNSHASLFYHLRESLQLDVWQDFLFELPFNAVSNSLNPTAIKFEVHEDCFMQLFDGLIISAYYHELDNSWLKITQFILQEQSYKFFGDVDDVREQLADAQLDVYGLLRWLKRV from the coding sequence ATGCAGCGTGTGTTACAAGCATACTCAGATCCTGGTAAGAAACAGAAGGTCGCTAACGACCACCTGCAGAAGAGCTACATCCCACCACATGAAAAGTTGGACCGTTCGCGCCATAGTATCCGACGTAAGGATCTGGTTTGGGACAATTCTTGTCATGTGAACTTAGCTACAAATATGGCAAATCATCTACTGTCTTACAATGTACCTTATATATCCGATGGTATTAGTCCTGCATATTCGCGGTGTTCGTCGCTTTTCTCATCGAAATCGGACTCTCGGTCCCCTGAACATACGGACCTCGAATGCGAATCGTCGGACTTGTCGTTTAGTGCAAGCGATGAGCTAAAGGCTGTCCTGAAGGCAGATTTGTCGGTTGAGCGCTCGCTAGGCTATGCATGCTCGGATCCTATTGAAATTCCTAAGTTGTTGGATAACTGCCAGGGACGGCAGCCAAACTTACCTGTATGGTCTGCTAAGGAAGCGCTCAAGCACAAAGCAGAAATTGCTGCCCTCAAAATGCGAATGCAGAGGTCCCAGATTCGGAAGTCCCAGCAATTTGAGCGCGAACGTGTGCAATTACTCGAGCGTCAACGAGCCGTTTTACAAGAATGGAATAAGATAATATCGCTCAAGCGCACCCTGTGGCTTATTGAAATACGCAAGCGCCAGGTGCAATGGGATGGTATCCCTTGGTCGCTGAAGAATGATGTCTACGACATGTGCTTGTGGAAACCTTCCAGCTTGCCATCACAGAACCACTTCAGTGATGCCGTATTGCGTCTCAGCAATTCTATGAAACGGTTGTTTTATGACAGAACATCTGAAATAGTGGGAAATTTTGTGCGTGAGTCCAAGTGGTGGCGCCAGCGCACATTGGATCCGGCTTGCCTCCAGCAATTATTTAATTCTCATGCCTCGCTCTTTTACCATTTACGCGAGAGCTTGCAACTTGATGTTTGGCAAGACTTCCTTTTTGAGCTTCCCTTTAACGCCGTTTCGAACAGTCTTAACCCTACAGCCATTAAATTCGAGGTTCATGAGGATTGCTTTATGCAGCTATTTGATGGGCTTATTATATCAGCATACTATCACGAGCTGGACAATTCTTGGCTGAAGATTACTCAATTTATACTGCAAGAGCAAAGCTACAAGTTCTTTGGTGACGTAGACGACGTTCGCGAGCAACTGGCAGATGCCCAACTAGACGTATATGGTCTACTAAGATGGCTGAAAAGGGTCTAG
- the EMA19 gene encoding Ema19p (Syntenic homolog of Ashbya gossypii AFR508W; Syntenic homolog of Saccharomyces cerevisiae YLR050C): MLSVNEQTFYYVFFILQIPIIVFIDSASVLPEKYHLAPNVLNWYINYNNDFLLYENPIWFQWFVVVDLIFQLPFFIYITRSFNKLWMIRHKKGEKPKPAAQDLWRKMSIALRLYGLNASFTTFICIWNILARAYYPLTGLPMSSSDKLWLLGLYVPYFIIPFRLLFV, from the coding sequence ATGCTCTCAGTTAACGAGCAAACGTTTTACTACGTATTTTTCATCCTTCAAATTCCCATAATCGTTTTTATTGATTCTGCATCTGTACTACCCGAGAAATACCACCTGGCACCAAACGTGCTTAACTGGTATATAAACTACAATAATGACTTTCTATTATATGAAAACCCAATCTGGTTCCAATGGTTTGTGGTAGTTGATCTTATCTTCCAGCTACCATTTTTCATCTATATTACACGTAGTTTCAACAAGTTATGGATGATTCGTCATAAGAAGGGCGAGAAGCCTAAGCCCGCTGCTCAAGATCTGTGGCGTAAAATGTCTATTGCACTACGTTTATACGGATTGAATGCTTCCTTCACCACTTTCATTTGCATCTGGAACATCTTAGCAAGAGCATACTATCCCCTTACAGGACTTCCAATGTCATCATCGGATAAACTATGGCTTTTGGGCTTGTATGTTCCTTACTTCATCATTCCGTTTAGGCTATTGTTTGTCTAA